A part of Eubacterium sp. AB3007 genomic DNA contains:
- a CDS encoding nucleoside-diphosphate sugar epimerase/dehydratase, producing the protein MTHFERKKERGMPHTKRVSDKSDQDQQNQRRGLEHWQWVTAYLVVYDALAVTFSFFFALLLRFDLRISLIPQIYLEAFLRFAPIYAILSVAVFWVLKLYKSIWRFASFRELQRVTMATVVTGVLHIVGITLLYKRMPVSYYIIGIVVQFVMIVSIRFAYRFVLLLRNSRHKQDANNAMIVGAGAAGTLLLRELRRAPEVTDEVRCFVDDNQNKWGRTIDNVEVVGGRYEIPRAVEKYRISKIYVALPSISGQERKQILDICKVTDCELMTLPGVYQLALGKVTVSDLKKVEVEDLLGREPVKMKSRELRESLEGKTVLITGGGGSIGSELCRQVAAVENLKRLIIFDIYENNAHAIKLELSDKYPDLDLVVLIGSVRNSRRIKQVMRDYRPDIVFHAAAHKHVPLMEDSPCEAIKNNAIGTYYTAFAAMAYGVRKFVLISTDKAVNPVNVMGASKRLCEMIVQTFARKIEKGCASELPDLHAHTGTNREDIDNLVIPDRPATEFVAVRFGNVLGSNGSVIPRFREQIAAGGPVTVTHPDIIRYFMTIPEAAALVLTASTFGGGGHIFVLDMGTPVKIDELARNMILLSGHKPDVDIQIIYTGLRPGEKLYEERLMDEEGLTSTRNELINIGRPLEFDEDAFVTQLQGLMEAAYDDREEDIRHLIAEVVPSYHPAGRHGTEFKGNAYLAQRKAMEKKVQ; encoded by the coding sequence ATGACGCATTTTGAGAGAAAGAAGGAACGAGGAATGCCGCACACCAAGCGGGTATCAGACAAGTCAGATCAGGATCAACAGAACCAACGCCGTGGGCTAGAGCACTGGCAGTGGGTCACCGCCTACCTCGTTGTATACGATGCGCTGGCTGTGACCTTTTCTTTTTTCTTTGCGCTGCTGTTGCGGTTTGACCTGCGGATCTCCCTGATCCCCCAGATCTACCTGGAGGCTTTTTTGCGGTTCGCACCTATCTACGCCATCCTCAGTGTGGCGGTATTTTGGGTGCTGAAACTATACAAGAGTATCTGGCGGTTCGCCAGTTTCCGGGAACTACAGCGGGTGACCATGGCCACTGTCGTCACGGGGGTCCTTCACATCGTAGGGATCACCCTGCTGTACAAGCGTATGCCCGTTTCCTACTACATCATCGGGATCGTCGTCCAGTTCGTGATGATCGTCAGCATCCGGTTCGCCTATCGTTTTGTGCTTCTGCTACGGAACAGCCGCCACAAGCAGGATGCCAACAACGCCATGATCGTGGGCGCGGGCGCCGCCGGAACCCTGCTCCTTAGGGAGCTGAGGCGGGCCCCTGAGGTTACCGACGAGGTCCGGTGTTTCGTCGACGACAACCAGAACAAGTGGGGACGCACCATCGACAATGTGGAAGTGGTGGGCGGCCGCTACGAGATCCCTCGAGCGGTGGAGAAGTACCGCATCAGCAAGATCTACGTGGCCCTGCCCAGCATCTCCGGACAGGAGCGGAAGCAGATCCTGGACATCTGCAAGGTGACGGACTGCGAGCTCATGACCCTGCCGGGCGTATATCAGCTGGCCCTCGGCAAGGTGACCGTCAGCGACCTGAAGAAGGTCGAGGTAGAGGATCTGCTTGGCCGGGAGCCCGTCAAGATGAAGTCCCGGGAGCTTCGGGAGTCCCTGGAGGGGAAGACCGTCCTCATTACCGGCGGAGGCGGAAGCATCGGCAGCGAGCTCTGCCGCCAGGTAGCCGCCGTGGAGAACCTGAAACGGCTGATCATATTCGATATCTACGAGAACAACGCTCACGCCATCAAGCTGGAGCTTTCCGACAAGTACCCGGATCTGGATCTGGTGGTGCTCATCGGATCGGTCCGCAACAGCCGCCGCATCAAGCAAGTGATGCGGGACTACCGCCCGGACATCGTCTTCCACGCGGCCGCCCACAAGCACGTGCCGCTGATGGAGGACAGCCCCTGCGAGGCCATCAAGAACAACGCCATCGGCACTTACTACACGGCCTTCGCCGCCATGGCTTACGGCGTGCGCAAGTTCGTCCTGATCTCTACGGACAAAGCCGTCAACCCCGTGAACGTCATGGGTGCCAGCAAGCGGCTGTGCGAGATGATCGTCCAGACCTTTGCACGGAAAATCGAGAAGGGCTGCGCCTCGGAGCTTCCTGACCTGCACGCCCACACCGGGACCAACCGGGAGGATATCGACAACCTGGTGATCCCCGACCGACCCGCCACCGAGTTCGTGGCCGTCCGGTTCGGCAACGTGCTGGGGAGCAACGGCTCCGTGATCCCCCGCTTCCGCGAGCAAATCGCCGCGGGCGGGCCCGTCACCGTGACCCACCCGGATATCATCCGGTATTTCATGACCATCCCAGAGGCCGCAGCCCTGGTCCTCACCGCCTCCACGTTTGGAGGTGGAGGGCATATATTCGTTCTGGACATGGGTACGCCGGTCAAGATCGACGAGCTGGCCCGGAACATGATCCTGCTGTCCGGGCACAAGCCTGACGTGGACATCCAGATCATCTACACCGGTCTCCGCCCCGGAGAGAAGCTCTACGAGGAACGCCTCATGGACGAGGAAGGCCTGACCAGCACCCGGAACGAGCTGATCAACATCGGCCGTCCCCTGGAGTTTGACGAGGACGCCTTCGTCACCCAGCTCCAGGGCCTGATGGAAGCCGCCTACGACGACCGGGAGGAGGACATCCGCCACCTGATAGCCGAGGTAGTTCCCTCCTACCACCCCGCGGGCAGACATGGTACCGAGTTCAAGGGGAATGCCTATCTGGCGCAGAGGAAGGCGATGGAGAAGAAGGTACAGTAG
- a CDS encoding DUF2442 domain-containing protein: MFHKIKNMIPLPDYVLNVQFADGVTKQYDMKLLFERYPMISPLRDHPELYYSAAIDLGRYGVVWNDDIDIACDELYHNGKLVNGQDICKFDKQWVVSAEAMRREYGMPKE, from the coding sequence ATGTTTCACAAAATCAAGAATATGATACCGTTGCCGGACTATGTTCTGAATGTGCAGTTCGCCGATGGCGTGACCAAGCAGTATGACATGAAGCTGCTGTTTGAACGCTATCCGATGATCTCGCCGCTGCGAGATCATCCGGAACTCTACTATTCCGCAGCGATCGATCTCGGAAGATATGGCGTCGTCTGGAACGATGACATCGATATCGCCTGTGATGAACTGTATCACAATGGCAAGCTTGTCAATGGACAGGATATCTGTAAATTTGACAAGCAATGGGTAGTCTCCGCTGAAGCGATGAGACGAGAATATGGGATGCCGAAGGAATAG
- a CDS encoding DUF4160 domain-containing protein — MRSTFSRYRDIVENGEHTAEVTIQDGIILEGDLPPKALSMVREWISINSANLMTIWDSQEFCKIAPLE, encoded by the coding sequence ATCCGATCGACATTTTCACGGTATCGTGACATCGTTGAAAACGGGGAGCATACTGCGGAAGTCACCATTCAGGATGGGATCATCCTCGAGGGAGATCTTCCGCCCAAGGCTTTGTCTATGGTCAGAGAATGGATCAGCATCAACAGCGCTAATCTCATGACTATATGGGACAGCCAGGAGTTTTGTAAGATAGCTCCTCTCGAATAA
- a CDS encoding sugar transferase, with translation MDVVLSFGGLVVLSPVLIGISLAIKIDDPGPVFFTQKRVGQNKQYFKLHKFRSMKMSTPHDVPTHMLENPDQYITRVGKFLRAHSLDELPQIWDIFIGNMSVIGPRPALWNQDVLTAERDKYGANDVKPGLTGWAQINGRDELEIPDKAKLDQEYTKNLGLKMDIICFLGSLHVFTNDDSVVEGGTGEMKKHTTQENENEE, from the coding sequence CTGGACGTAGTCCTGTCTTTTGGCGGACTAGTTGTTCTTTCGCCTGTATTAATAGGCATCTCTCTTGCCATTAAAATCGATGATCCAGGTCCGGTATTCTTCACACAGAAGAGAGTCGGACAGAATAAACAGTACTTTAAGTTACATAAATTTAGAAGCATGAAGATGTCAACGCCACATGATGTCCCGACTCATATGCTGGAGAATCCAGACCAGTATATAACTAGGGTTGGGAAGTTTTTACGGGCGCATAGTCTGGATGAATTGCCGCAGATCTGGGATATCTTTATCGGGAACATGAGTGTGATTGGCCCTAGGCCAGCGCTTTGGAATCAGGATGTATTAACCGCCGAAAGGGATAAGTATGGTGCAAACGATGTCAAACCGGGTCTCACTGGTTGGGCGCAAATTAACGGGCGAGACGAATTGGAGATTCCTGATAAAGCGAAACTGGACCAGGAGTATACGAAGAATCTTGGCTTGAAGATGGATATCATCTGTTTCCTAGGTTCTCTTCATGTATTTACAAATGATGATAGTGTAGTTGAAGGTGGTACTGGGGAAATGAAGAAGCATACAACGCAGGAGAATGAGAATGAAGAATAG
- a CDS encoding glycosyltransferase — MKNRYSVLMSVYKNDSPEFLRLALKSIYEDQTRKPDEIVVVFDGPLTSASLDVLDRFRLGKEDVVRYYPQEINRGLGEALRIGAEKCTGDYILRMDSDDISDPKRFEKQISYVEEHPEIDVLGTDIAEFNQAPNEPNMRVRVCPAQHVDIVQMGKKRNPMNHVTVCIKKSALEKCGGYKTLLLLEDYYLWLNMIAAGCKLENINESLVYVRVGNGFDSKRGSKERITGWKVLQDFMLENDMISKKEARMNMLYINVFVRTPGWIKKLLYEKFLRK, encoded by the coding sequence ATGAAGAATAGATATTCAGTACTGATGTCGGTATATAAAAATGATTCTCCTGAATTTCTGAGGTTAGCTCTAAAAAGCATTTATGAGGATCAAACACGAAAGCCGGATGAGATAGTAGTTGTTTTTGATGGGCCTCTTACTTCAGCTTCGTTAGATGTGTTGGACCGATTTAGATTAGGTAAAGAGGACGTTGTCAGATACTATCCACAGGAAATTAACAGAGGATTGGGGGAAGCTCTACGTATTGGAGCGGAAAAATGCACAGGGGATTATATTCTTCGAATGGATTCAGATGATATAAGCGATCCAAAACGATTCGAGAAGCAGATCTCATATGTGGAAGAACATCCGGAAATTGATGTTCTTGGGACTGATATAGCAGAGTTTAATCAGGCACCAAATGAGCCCAATATGAGAGTTAGGGTTTGCCCAGCACAGCATGTAGACATAGTTCAGATGGGAAAGAAAAGAAATCCCATGAATCATGTTACAGTTTGCATTAAGAAATCAGCCCTAGAAAAGTGTGGTGGATACAAAACATTGCTTTTGCTTGAAGACTATTACCTGTGGTTAAATATGATTGCTGCAGGGTGTAAGCTGGAAAACATTAATGAATCACTAGTCTATGTCCGTGTGGGAAATGGATTCGATTCTAAGAGGGGATCCAAAGAGCGTATTACAGGGTGGAAGGTCCTGCAAGATTTTATGTTGGAAAACGATATGATTTCAAAAAAAGAAGCAAGAATGAATATGTTATATATTAATGTTTTCGTTAGAACTCCGGGGTGGATAAAGAAACTATTATACGAGAAGTTTTTGAGGAAGTAA
- a CDS encoding polysaccharide pyruvyl transferase family protein translates to MKKAGIITHYDVHNHGAHLQLYALKQCLKELGYEARALRFQKNYDFMGGAEIGRKYNISIRSIPIYIQYAVSNGVDRTVYNIKKRKTLAEFRKTQGLVGDYYSEAKGLDAVVIGSDEIFSVEAGPNPWYYGIGVPCKYEISYAASFGPTTLQLIDKHNVGGMVEAGLKNLKHIAVRDRNSAELVEHYTGERPIIVCDPVLLYDFPKQLKGEVLDSFKNEHPEKYCIVYSYDYNMNDNQTVEAIKDYARKRGLKIYSVGYYHRWCDRNINVDPLDIIKWFSGAEIVFTDTFHGSVISLETGTQFISQIRANANKLGYLLEQYGVSERIVENYENIERIVTEPIDYSQVNITISKIRKESYLYLKRVLDSNDCG, encoded by the coding sequence ATGAAGAAAGCAGGGATAATTACACATTATGATGTTCATAATCACGGAGCTCATCTGCAATTATATGCATTAAAGCAGTGTCTAAAAGAATTGGGATATGAAGCAAGAGCTCTTAGATTCCAAAAGAACTACGATTTTATGGGTGGTGCTGAAATCGGAAGAAAATATAATATATCAATTCGCTCAATCCCCATCTATATTCAATACGCGGTTTCGAATGGTGTAGATAGGACAGTCTATAATATCAAGAAAAGAAAGACATTAGCAGAATTCCGAAAAACACAAGGTCTAGTGGGAGATTATTATTCTGAGGCCAAAGGGTTAGATGCAGTTGTAATTGGCAGTGATGAAATTTTCAGTGTCGAAGCTGGACCAAATCCTTGGTACTACGGGATTGGGGTGCCCTGTAAATATGAAATATCGTACGCAGCAAGTTTTGGACCAACAACACTACAACTAATAGATAAGCATAACGTTGGAGGAATGGTTGAGGCTGGGTTGAAGAATCTGAAGCATATTGCAGTTAGAGACAGAAATTCTGCGGAATTAGTGGAGCATTACACTGGTGAACGACCAATAATAGTCTGTGATCCTGTGCTTCTTTATGATTTCCCCAAACAATTAAAAGGCGAGGTGCTGGATTCTTTTAAGAATGAGCACCCTGAAAAGTACTGTATTGTTTATTCATATGATTACAATATGAATGACAATCAAACTGTAGAGGCAATCAAGGATTATGCCCGAAAGCGGGGACTAAAGATTTATAGTGTTGGTTATTATCATAGATGGTGTGACAGAAATATTAATGTTGATCCATTAGATATAATTAAATGGTTTTCTGGCGCTGAAATAGTGTTTACGGATACGTTTCATGGCTCTGTTATTTCTTTAGAGACTGGGACACAGTTCATATCTCAAATTCGTGCAAATGCGAACAAATTAGGTTATCTTTTAGAACAGTATGGCGTTTCTGAAAGAATAGTCGAGAATTATGAGAACATAGAAAGAATAGTTACAGAACCGATAGATTATAGCCAAGTAAATATAACGATTTCTAAAATTAGAAAGGAATCATATCTTTACTTAAAAAGGGTATTAGATAGTAATGATTGTGGTTGA
- a CDS encoding Coenzyme F420 hydrogenase/dehydrogenase, beta subunit C-terminal domain — protein MIVVDNNCTACGACAVVCPKHCVSLIANNKGFLYPHINTDICLNCNVCDDICHHNKHIENYFEPKVFAVKSNNDTFLKRSTSGGAFSALAEYVINSGGVVYGCAYVDHLKAKHIRIESLGELHRLNGSKYVQSDCSNSFEEVRRDLISDRLVLFSGTPCQVSSLRSYLKEDVENLITVDIVCHGVSSQAFFDKYIDWYEDKNNIDVSDYDFRSKQNAKWSLAGICFGVDRRTRRIIRKKVFYYNEFYYFYFLKGLAYRESCYQCRYANMLRPGDITLGDMWGAETLGLNYDVSEGCSLFIANNEKGLRLLDYIDVDVKRISLEQAIKLNEQLTKPSSIPEEYKDIIDFISVTDAETIDRDFRKRFRKERMIGFLKYHIPYRLKNRLKRIIK, from the coding sequence ATGATTGTGGTTGATAATAATTGTACAGCATGCGGCGCATGTGCTGTAGTATGTCCAAAACACTGTGTATCACTTATTGCAAACAATAAAGGTTTTTTGTATCCTCATATTAATACAGATATTTGTCTTAATTGCAATGTGTGTGATGATATCTGTCATCATAATAAACATATTGAGAATTATTTTGAGCCTAAAGTATTTGCTGTAAAATCAAATAATGATACCTTTTTAAAAAGATCTACGAGTGGAGGTGCTTTCTCAGCATTAGCAGAGTATGTGATAAATAGCGGAGGCGTAGTTTATGGCTGCGCATATGTCGATCACTTAAAAGCAAAGCATATTAGGATTGAAAGTTTAGGAGAACTTCATCGACTTAATGGATCAAAATATGTTCAAAGTGATTGTTCTAATTCGTTTGAGGAAGTGAGGAGAGATCTGATTTCGGATAGACTTGTTCTCTTTTCGGGTACACCTTGCCAAGTATCCTCCTTAAGAAGCTATCTTAAAGAAGACGTAGAGAATTTAATAACTGTAGATATAGTGTGCCATGGGGTATCCTCGCAAGCATTCTTTGATAAATATATAGATTGGTATGAAGACAAGAATAATATTGATGTAAGTGATTATGATTTCCGATCCAAACAAAATGCAAAATGGAGTCTCGCCGGGATTTGCTTTGGAGTGGACAGACGTACAAGACGAATAATCAGGAAAAAAGTCTTTTATTATAATGAATTCTACTATTTTTATTTTCTGAAAGGATTGGCATACAGAGAGAGTTGCTATCAATGTAGATATGCAAACATGCTCAGACCCGGTGATATTACTTTAGGTGATATGTGGGGGGCCGAAACTCTTGGTTTGAATTATGATGTTTCAGAGGGATGTTCACTTTTTATTGCTAATAATGAGAAAGGGTTGCGTCTACTAGACTACATTGACGTTGATGTAAAAAGGATTAGCTTAGAACAAGCAATTAAACTTAACGAGCAACTTACTAAGCCAAGCAGTATTCCTGAAGAATATAAGGATATTATTGATTTCATTTCGGTTACTGACGCAGAAACTATTGACAGAGATTTTCGAAAAAGATTTAGAAAGGAGCGCATGATTGGTTTTTTAAAGTATCACATCCCATACAGGCTAAAGAATCGACTTAAAAGAATTATCAAATAA
- a CDS encoding glycosyltransferase family 2 protein, protein MIEISIIIPCYNCADWIDRCIYALERQTYKKFEVICIDDCSNDNTFEKLNEIRKHISFELRVLQNNENCGPAKSRNYGISLAKGRYLAFCDSDDWYEDNYVEEMHRALLRDGADLVMCEYRKVYESSNRVDDMHYLKNFSGSRDDLIAYSKAAMWLIMYKRELTLDLEVPDLRNGEDIAYVPCIESRAQKITVVKKILYNYLMRKGSTSKTPSVSVYKSLLTAYEFIKNNYINDDLSVKEYLGIKTVMYGAVLNACKAGEKGKEIRVIVDEFEKDYPNWVNNKYMYLFNKKKQLFLSFVKHRRISLCKAYSTLHQLVSV, encoded by the coding sequence ATGATAGAGATATCAATAATCATCCCCTGTTACAATTGTGCTGACTGGATAGATCGGTGTATTTATGCCTTAGAAAGACAAACATACAAAAAATTTGAAGTGATTTGCATAGATGACTGTTCAAACGACAATACTTTCGAAAAATTGAATGAAATAAGAAAGCATATTTCATTTGAACTTCGTGTTTTGCAAAACAATGAAAATTGTGGTCCAGCAAAATCTAGAAACTATGGTATTAGTCTAGCAAAAGGTAGGTATTTGGCCTTTTGCGATTCTGATGACTGGTATGAGGACAATTATGTTGAAGAGATGCATCGGGCGTTATTACGGGACGGTGCTGATTTAGTAATGTGTGAATACAGAAAAGTATACGAGTCGAGTAATAGAGTGGATGATATGCATTATCTAAAGAATTTTTCTGGAAGCAGAGATGATTTAATAGCATATAGTAAAGCGGCAATGTGGCTAATTATGTATAAGAGGGAGTTAACACTCGATTTGGAAGTCCCGGATTTACGAAATGGGGAAGATATTGCATATGTTCCATGTATTGAATCAAGAGCCCAAAAAATAACTGTTGTTAAAAAGATTCTTTACAATTATCTTATGAGAAAGGGGTCAACTTCAAAGACACCTTCCGTAAGTGTATATAAATCATTGCTTACAGCTTATGAATTTATCAAGAACAATTACATTAATGATGATCTTTCTGTCAAAGAGTATTTAGGTATAAAAACTGTAATGTATGGTGCTGTACTGAATGCATGCAAGGCAGGCGAAAAGGGAAAAGAGATACGCGTAATAGTTGATGAGTTTGAAAAAGATTATCCAAATTGGGTTAATAATAAATACATGTATTTATTCAATAAAAAGAAGCAACTGTTTTTGAGTTTTGTCAAGCATAGGAGGATTAGCCTTTGTAAAGCTTACTCAACTCTACATCAGTTAGTTTCCGTATGA
- a CDS encoding DapH/DapD/GlmU-related protein, producing MDLGYQIAKLKAKMIGRKGYAYGEIVNRYFRKKGVEIGERCLIYSNIITNEPYLITIKNDVVVSTDVCFVTHDYSIHSVCPTIGNLFGNITIGNNCFIGERAILMYGVELADNIIVAAGSVVANSFSESNIIIGGNPAKKIGTWDKFRITGQKYGYGYPITREYADNHPENMVHRKVR from the coding sequence ATGGATTTGGGATATCAAATAGCAAAATTAAAAGCGAAAATGATTGGAAGAAAAGGATACGCATATGGTGAAATCGTTAACCGTTATTTCAGGAAGAAAGGTGTTGAGATTGGAGAGCGATGCTTAATTTATTCAAATATTATTACAAATGAACCGTACCTAATAACAATCAAAAACGATGTTGTTGTAAGTACAGATGTATGCTTTGTCACACATGATTATAGCATCCACAGTGTATGCCCAACGATAGGAAATTTGTTTGGGAATATAACGATTGGGAACAATTGTTTTATTGGGGAGCGTGCTATATTGATGTATGGTGTTGAGTTGGCTGACAATATTATTGTAGCAGCAGGGAGCGTTGTAGCAAACTCATTCTCTGAAAGTAATATTATCATTGGAGGAAATCCAGCGAAAAAAATCGGTACTTGGGATAAATTTCGGATTACTGGACAAAAATATGGATATGGATATCCGATAACAAGAGAGTATGCAGATAATCATCCGGAGAACATGGTTCATCGAAAGGTACGATAG
- a CDS encoding glycosyltransferase, with protein MNNKKAGCPNVLFVSKMCSDKMYNIVVGERTKASLDPSQRLFSAVVEGIRDFGCTVTCISARPFSINNTDKAFFEREEEMINGIRYIYPSFRISPLLRMYDLYRNTIDEVKTWVENNSESDSVIICDSLVAMCSIPTRKIASKNGIKIIAYVTDYPSLATSIKGKQNPVKTVLQRLFDLFADQDLNKYDGYILVSDYLRELIKMHDKPYIVVEDVIRTENAEYEPKTQGKNFTIMYGGALCERFGVNKLTETMQYIDIPNAKLVFYGSGESVPFILAKEKEDPRIHYGGVLPFEQLQTEQKNADILVNPRPSDETFSKYSFPSKTLSYMLSGTPVLTTKIPGIPHDYHKYLYWFEDEDVKSMAHTINAVINTSEEELRNKGFEAYMFAKDTKNPLSQGRRIVEFISQLL; from the coding sequence ATGAATAATAAAAAAGCTGGATGTCCTAATGTGTTATTTGTATCAAAAATGTGCAGCGACAAAATGTATAATATTGTTGTCGGAGAACGTACGAAGGCGTCCTTGGATCCATCTCAGCGGCTTTTTTCTGCTGTTGTTGAGGGAATACGAGATTTTGGATGTACAGTTACGTGTATTTCCGCAAGACCGTTCTCCATCAACAACACAGATAAAGCATTTTTTGAAAGAGAAGAAGAAATGATTAACGGAATACGCTATATTTATCCTTCTTTTCGTATTTCACCGCTTCTGCGAATGTATGATTTATATAGGAATACAATAGACGAAGTGAAGACATGGGTGGAAAATAACTCAGAATCTGATTCTGTCATAATTTGTGATTCGCTTGTTGCTATGTGTTCCATCCCGACGCGTAAAATAGCAAGTAAAAATGGGATAAAAATTATAGCTTATGTTACAGACTATCCTTCGTTGGCTACGTCTATTAAGGGGAAACAGAATCCTGTTAAGACAGTATTACAAAGATTATTTGATTTGTTTGCAGATCAGGATCTAAATAAATATGATGGTTATATTCTTGTTTCAGATTATTTGCGCGAACTGATTAAAATGCATGACAAACCATATATAGTTGTTGAAGACGTGATTCGTACAGAGAATGCAGAGTACGAACCCAAAACACAGGGTAAGAATTTTACAATAATGTATGGTGGTGCACTCTGTGAACGATTTGGAGTTAATAAGTTGACTGAAACAATGCAATACATCGACATACCAAATGCAAAGTTGGTTTTTTATGGAAGTGGAGAAAGTGTGCCTTTTATTTTAGCTAAAGAAAAAGAAGACCCAAGAATACATTATGGTGGAGTTTTACCTTTTGAACAATTACAGACAGAACAGAAAAATGCTGATATTTTGGTTAATCCACGACCATCTGATGAAACCTTTTCAAAGTACTCATTCCCGTCAAAGACTTTGTCTTATATGTTATCCGGTACTCCTGTATTAACTACTAAAATACCCGGAATACCACATGACTATCACAAGTACTTATACTGGTTTGAGGATGAAGATGTAAAGTCTATGGCACATACAATTAATGCGGTAATTAACACTTCTGAGGAAGAACTTAGAAACAAAGGCTTTGAAGCTTACATGTTTGCAAAAGATACTAAAAATCCATTAAGTCAGGGAAGGCGGATTGTTGAGTTCATATCACAATTATTGTGA